GGGCTGCTCGTGGCGCTGGGGCTCTTCACCCGGCTCGCGGCCTTCTTCGTGGCCTGCACCATGGGAGTGGCCCTCTACCAGCACCGCATGGATGCCTTCGGCCGCATGGAGCTGGCGGTGCTCTACCTCGCGGTGTTCCTCGCGGCCGTGTTCATCGGCGGAGGGCCCCTGAGCGTCGACGCGAAGATGCGCCGCCGCCCCTTCTGAGCATGTCCGAACTCATGAGCATCCGGGTGGAGTGAGCCCTCTCCTGGAGCGGGCCGCTACATCCCCGGGGCCACGTTGGGGCCGATGCCCACCGCCAGCACGGGCAGCACCCGCCACTGGTTCCAC
Above is a window of Cystobacter fuscus DNA encoding:
- a CDS encoding DoxX family protein, whose amino-acid sequence is MNGSRGLTLGWTLVRVVFGLSLAFAHGLPKVTGDMSRFAQGVEALGFPYPLYFAWAAALSELVGGLLVALGLFTRLAAFFVACTMGVALYQHRMDAFGRMELAVLYLAVFLAAVFIGGGPLSVDAKMRRRPF